From one Streptomyces sp. CA-210063 genomic stretch:
- the ribA gene encoding GTP cyclohydrolase II, translated as MTENVGVLGTNAQSSGAVRVVNAPLPTTYGDFEAVGYLDQDRGEEQVALVYGDISGGEGILIRLHSECLTGDAFGSQHCECGEQLDSALRAIVAEGRGILVYLRGHEGRGIGLLAKLQAMKLQAEGLDTVEANLALGLPVDARDYRVAAEMLHDLGVRSVRLMSNNPRKREALLRHGIKVSEQVPLLITPCEDNITYLRTKRERLDHYLPHLDAVVHSS; from the coding sequence ATGACAGAAAATGTTGGTGTACTCGGCACCAATGCCCAGTCCTCCGGCGCCGTACGCGTGGTGAACGCCCCCCTGCCCACGACCTACGGCGACTTCGAGGCCGTAGGTTATCTCGACCAGGACCGCGGCGAAGAACAAGTGGCGCTGGTGTACGGCGACATCAGCGGCGGCGAGGGAATTCTCATCCGGCTGCACTCGGAGTGCCTGACCGGTGACGCGTTCGGCTCCCAGCACTGCGAATGCGGCGAACAGCTCGACAGCGCGCTGCGGGCCATAGTCGCCGAGGGCCGCGGCATCCTCGTCTATCTGCGCGGCCACGAGGGGCGCGGCATCGGCCTGCTCGCCAAGCTGCAGGCGATGAAGCTCCAGGCGGAGGGCCTCGACACGGTCGAGGCGAACCTCGCCCTCGGTCTGCCGGTGGACGCCCGCGACTACCGGGTGGCGGCCGAGATGCTGCACGACCTCGGCGTACGGTCGGTCCGGCTGATGTCGAACAACCCGCGCAAGCGGGAGGCGCTGCTGCGCCACGGCATCAAGGTCTCCGAGCAGGTGCCGCTGCTGATCACGCCGTGCGAGGACAACATCACCTACCTGCGCACCAAGCGCGAGCGGCTCGACCACTACCTGCCGCACCTGGACGCGGTGGTCCACTCGTCCTGA
- a CDS encoding NAD(P)/FAD-dependent oxidoreductase, which produces MIRSARVVVIGGGVIGTSIAYHLAAAGVDDVVLVERDELASGSTAKAAGGVRAQFSDELNIQLGARSLEAFGRFKQELGHDIGLHRVGYLFLLTTPDEVAQFEAGVQLQNDLGVPSRMIDPVEAQRLSPPISTEGLLAAAFSPDDGHCTPESVVHGYAAGARRHGATVLRNCEVLGIETWRDTITAVVTSKGRIVTDTVVCAAGAWSRSVGAMVGVDLPVEPLRRQIAVTEPVPGLPPNLPMTIDFTSSLYFHTEGPGLLIGMSDPDERPGFATDTHDRWIPRLYETMERRAPGLLDLRRTGGWAGLYEITPDHNALIGEAVSCSRFLYATGFSGHGFLQGPAVGEVVRDLYLGRVPFVDISPLSVDRFTADSLRPEANLV; this is translated from the coding sequence GTGATCCGCAGCGCACGGGTCGTCGTCATCGGCGGAGGCGTCATCGGTACGAGCATCGCCTACCATCTGGCGGCCGCCGGAGTGGACGACGTCGTCCTGGTCGAACGCGACGAACTCGCCTCCGGATCGACCGCGAAAGCCGCCGGCGGGGTCCGCGCGCAGTTCTCCGACGAGCTCAACATCCAGCTCGGCGCCCGCAGCCTGGAGGCGTTCGGCCGCTTCAAACAGGAGCTGGGTCACGACATCGGACTCCATCGGGTCGGCTACCTCTTCCTCCTGACGACGCCCGACGAGGTCGCCCAGTTCGAGGCCGGCGTACAGCTCCAGAACGACCTGGGTGTGCCCAGCCGCATGATCGACCCCGTCGAGGCCCAGCGGCTCTCCCCGCCGATCTCCACCGAAGGACTGCTCGCCGCCGCGTTCTCGCCCGACGACGGACACTGCACCCCCGAGTCCGTGGTCCACGGCTACGCCGCCGGGGCCCGCCGCCACGGGGCGACCGTGCTGCGCAACTGCGAGGTCCTGGGCATCGAGACCTGGCGGGACACGATCACCGCGGTGGTCACGAGCAAGGGCCGTATCGTCACCGACACCGTCGTGTGCGCGGCCGGCGCCTGGTCCAGGTCCGTCGGCGCCATGGTCGGCGTGGACCTCCCGGTGGAACCCCTGCGCCGCCAGATCGCCGTCACGGAACCGGTCCCCGGCCTCCCGCCGAACCTTCCCATGACGATCGACTTCACCAGCAGCCTCTACTTCCACACCGAGGGCCCCGGCCTGCTCATCGGCATGTCCGACCCCGACGAGCGGCCCGGCTTCGCCACCGACACCCACGACCGCTGGATCCCCCGCCTGTACGAGACCATGGAGCGCCGGGCGCCCGGCCTGCTCGACCTGCGCCGGACGGGCGGCTGGGCGGGCCTGTACGAGATCACTCCGGACCACAACGCCCTGATCGGCGAGGCCGTTTCGTGCTCCCGTTTCCTGTACGCGACCGGGTTCTCCGGCCACGGTTTCCTCCAGGGCCCGGCCGTCGGCGAGGTGGTCCGTGACCTGTACCTCGGGCGCGTACCCTTCGTCGACATCAGCCCGCTGAGCGTCGACCGGTTCACGGCCGACTCCCTGCGCCCGGAGGCCAACCTCGTATGA
- a CDS encoding methyltransferase domain-containing protein, producing MTTSADMATSAGGPLSGGATASAGASAAGAAGVGAGASAAAAGAARSGAGAVSSGAGAVSSGAALSMAGRGGDTPAPEGHQYAPQWLELRESADTDARAVDLLDPLRIRLANLPGRATTLTVHDLGCGTGSMGRWLAPRLDGAQQWVLHDQDPDLLRLATARAPRAAADGSPVTVTTRRGDIGRLTAADLAGASLVTASALLDVLTREEIEALAAACAGAGVPALLTLSVVGRVDLVPAHPLDAEIAEAFNAHQRASDLLGPDAITVACEAFAQHGATVRVHPSPWQLDGRHTALTEEWLRGWVGAACEQRPELTERADAYLRDRLRAGAAGELRVVVHHSDLLALPRPTGGAS from the coding sequence ATGACCACTTCTGCCGATATGGCCACGTCTGCGGGTGGGCCCCTGTCCGGGGGTGCGACCGCTTCAGCGGGTGCGTCCGCGGCGGGTGCCGCTGGTGTTGGTGCTGGTGCGTCCGCTGCCGCCGCGGGTGCCGCCCGTTCCGGGGCGGGTGCCGTCTCTTCCGGGGCGGGTGCCGTCTCTTCCGGGGCCGCGCTGAGCATGGCGGGGCGCGGGGGTGACACGCCGGCGCCCGAGGGGCACCAGTACGCCCCGCAGTGGCTGGAGTTGCGTGAGAGCGCCGACACCGACGCCCGCGCGGTGGATCTGCTCGACCCGCTGCGGATCCGTCTCGCCAACCTGCCCGGGCGGGCCACCACGCTGACCGTCCACGACCTGGGCTGCGGCACCGGCTCGATGGGCCGCTGGCTCGCGCCCCGGCTGGACGGCGCCCAGCAGTGGGTGCTGCACGACCAGGACCCGGACCTGCTGCGGCTGGCCACCGCGCGGGCGCCCCGCGCGGCCGCCGACGGCAGCCCCGTCACGGTCACCACCCGGCGCGGCGACATCGGGCGGCTGACGGCGGCCGACCTGGCGGGTGCCTCGCTGGTCACCGCGTCCGCGCTGCTCGACGTCCTCACCCGCGAGGAGATCGAGGCGCTCGCGGCGGCCTGCGCGGGCGCCGGGGTTCCCGCCCTGCTGACGCTCTCCGTCGTCGGCCGCGTGGACCTCGTCCCCGCCCACCCCCTGGACGCCGAGATCGCCGAGGCGTTCAACGCCCACCAGCGCGCGAGCGATCTGCTCGGCCCCGACGCGATCACCGTGGCCTGCGAGGCCTTCGCCCAGCACGGCGCCACGGTCCGCGTCCACCCGAGCCCCTGGCAGCTCGACGGCCGGCACACCGCCCTCACCGAGGAGTGGCTGCGCGGCTGGGTCGGCGCCGCCTGCGAACAGCGCCCCGAACTCACCGAGCGCGCCGACGCCTACCTCCGCGACCGCCTCCGGGCAGGCGCGGCCGGCGAACTCCGCGTCGTCGTCCACCACAGCGACCTGCTCGCCCTGCCCCGGCCGACGGGCGGAGCCTCATGA
- a CDS encoding glycosyltransferase family 4 protein, with protein MTDVTIDRAAVGTAAQADGGEQVRLGYVPVQNAALKHAAIVPMSLRSVHFVMPGGVDDPARPSGGNAYDRRICLDLPGFGWQVHKHAIDGNWPRPDETARAELVRTLREFPDGTVVLLDGLVACGVPEIVLPEAERLCLAVLVHLPLGDETGLEPDLAAELDAKERTTLRGVSAVIATSDWAVRRLVSHHGLAPELVHVAAPGADIAPLASGTDGVSRLLCVAAVTPRKGQHRLVEALATVTELRWSCVLVGGLDQDPEYVDHIRTLIAKFGLEDRFHLAGPQAGAELDASYAAADLMVLTSYAETYGMAVTEALARGIPVLATDVGGLPEAVGRAPDGGVPGILVPPENPAAIAAELRGWFGEADVRRRLKAAARGRRAALDGWATTARSLAHVLGRLRHEPRRAA; from the coding sequence GTGACCGACGTGACCATCGACCGGGCGGCCGTCGGCACCGCCGCCCAGGCAGACGGGGGAGAGCAAGTGAGGCTCGGCTATGTGCCCGTGCAGAACGCCGCACTGAAGCACGCCGCGATCGTCCCCATGTCACTGCGCTCCGTGCACTTCGTGATGCCGGGCGGCGTCGACGACCCGGCCCGGCCCAGCGGCGGCAACGCCTACGACCGCCGGATCTGCCTCGATCTGCCGGGCTTCGGCTGGCAGGTGCACAAGCACGCGATCGACGGCAACTGGCCGCGCCCGGACGAGACGGCACGTGCCGAACTCGTCCGTACGCTGCGCGAATTCCCCGACGGCACGGTCGTCCTGCTCGACGGACTGGTCGCCTGCGGCGTCCCCGAGATCGTCCTCCCCGAGGCCGAACGCCTCTGCCTGGCCGTGCTGGTGCACCTGCCGCTCGGCGACGAGACGGGCCTGGAGCCCGACCTCGCGGCCGAACTCGACGCCAAGGAACGCACGACCCTGCGGGGCGTGTCCGCCGTCATCGCGACCAGCGACTGGGCCGTCCGACGACTCGTGTCACACCACGGCCTCGCTCCCGAACTGGTCCATGTCGCCGCCCCCGGCGCCGACATCGCGCCCCTCGCCTCAGGCACCGACGGCGTCTCCCGGCTGCTGTGCGTCGCCGCGGTCACCCCGCGCAAGGGCCAGCACCGGCTGGTGGAGGCCCTCGCGACCGTCACCGAGCTGCGCTGGAGCTGCGTCCTGGTGGGTGGTCTCGACCAGGACCCCGAGTACGTCGACCACATCCGCACGCTGATCGCGAAGTTCGGCCTGGAGGACCGGTTCCACCTCGCCGGACCGCAGGCCGGCGCGGAACTCGACGCGAGCTACGCCGCCGCCGACCTCATGGTCCTCACCTCGTACGCCGAGACGTACGGCATGGCGGTCACCGAAGCCCTCGCCCGTGGAATCCCCGTGCTGGCCACGGACGTCGGCGGTCTCCCCGAGGCCGTCGGCCGTGCCCCCGACGGCGGGGTGCCCGGCATCCTCGTCCCGCCGGAGAACCCCGCGGCCATCGCGGCGGAGCTGCGCGGCTGGTTCGGGGAGGCCGACGTACGGCGCCGGCTGAAGGCCGCGGCGCGCGGCCGCCGGGCCGCGCTGGACGGGTGGGCGACCACGGCCCGCAGCCTCGCCCATGTCCTGGGCCGGCTGCGGCACGAACCTCGGAGGGCCGCATGA
- a CDS encoding creatininase family protein: MSSSSLVPTDTTADVRARGAGTGRQVAVLPVGSYEQHGPYLPLATDTLVACAIAREIAAAHPVHLLPPVTIACSHEHAAWPGTVSISATTLHAMVRDIAASLRQSGVEALVVVNGHGGNYVLGNVVQESTAAGHRMALFPAMEDWDAACERAGIQTSLLSDMHAGEIETSILLHCHPELVRPGHETTDFLADDRRHLLSLGMSAYTDSGVIGRPSLASAAKGKELLAGFVHSFGAYFSLVTSDAWDKGAVPPSAPTPSVD; encoded by the coding sequence ATGAGCAGTTCGAGTCTTGTACCGACGGACACCACCGCGGACGTCCGCGCGCGCGGGGCGGGCACCGGCCGGCAGGTGGCGGTGCTTCCCGTCGGCAGCTACGAGCAGCACGGCCCGTATCTGCCGCTGGCCACCGACACGCTCGTCGCCTGCGCCATAGCGCGGGAGATAGCCGCCGCCCATCCGGTGCACCTCCTGCCGCCCGTGACCATCGCCTGCTCGCACGAGCACGCGGCCTGGCCGGGCACCGTCAGCATCTCCGCGACGACCCTGCACGCGATGGTCCGCGACATCGCCGCGTCGCTGCGGCAGTCGGGCGTCGAGGCGCTGGTGGTGGTGAACGGACACGGTGGGAATTACGTGCTGGGCAATGTCGTCCAGGAATCCACCGCGGCGGGACATCGCATGGCGCTTTTCCCGGCGATGGAGGACTGGGACGCCGCGTGCGAACGAGCGGGCATACAGACCTCGTTGCTCAGTGATATGCATGCGGGAGAAATAGAGACCTCCATACTTCTGCATTGCCATCCCGAATTGGTCCGGCCCGGTCACGAAACCACCGATTTCCTTGCCGATGACCGCCGTCATCTCCTCTCCCTCGGTATGTCGGCCTACACCGATTCCGGTGTCATCGGCCGTCCTTCGCTGGCTTCCGCCGCGAAGGGGAAGGAGTTGCTGGCGGGGTTCGTCCATTCTTTCGGGGCGTACTTCTCGTTGGTCACCTCGGACGCCTGGGACAAGGGGGCGGTTCCGCCGTCGGCGCCCACTCCGTCGGTCGACTGA